One window from the genome of Paraneptunicella aestuarii encodes:
- the rpmG gene encoding 50S ribosomal protein L33, translating to MRDKIKLVSTAGTGFFYTTDKNKRNMPGKMEIKKFDPKARKHVMFKEAKIK from the coding sequence ATGCGCGATAAAATTAAATTAGTGTCTACTGCTGGAACTGGTTTTTTCTACACCACAGATAAAAACAAACGTAACATGCCGGGCAAAATGGAAATCAAAAAGTTTGATCCTAAAGCTCGTAAGCACGTTATGTTCAAGGAAGCAAAAATCAAGTAA
- the dut gene encoding dUTP diphosphatase → MHKIDVKILDPRIGKEFPLPEYATPGSAGMDLRACLDTPLVVEPGHTHLVKTGLAIHIADPGLCATILPRSGLGHKKGIVLGNLVGLIDSDYQGELMVSVWNRGQETFTMQPGERIAQLVIMPVVQAHFEVVQDFTNSERGEGGFGSSGTH, encoded by the coding sequence ATGCACAAAATTGACGTAAAAATTCTGGATCCTCGAATCGGTAAAGAGTTTCCTTTACCGGAATATGCAACTCCAGGCTCCGCAGGTATGGACTTACGCGCCTGCCTTGATACGCCACTCGTGGTAGAACCCGGACATACACATTTGGTCAAAACCGGGCTAGCCATTCACATTGCAGACCCCGGATTATGCGCCACCATCCTTCCACGTTCAGGACTTGGGCATAAAAAAGGCATCGTTTTAGGTAATTTAGTCGGACTCATTGACTCCGATTATCAGGGAGAATTAATGGTTTCAGTATGGAATCGCGGACAAGAAACCTTTACCATGCAACCCGGTGAACGAATTGCCCAATTAGTCATCATGCCTGTTGTTCAGGCACATTTTGAAGTGGTGCAAGACTTTACTAATAGCGAACGAGGCGAAGGTGGCTTTGGCTCCTCGGGAACCCATTAA
- the coaBC gene encoding bifunctional phosphopantothenoylcysteine decarboxylase/phosphopantothenate--cysteine ligase CoaBC: protein MTSLQNFNVLLGITGGIAAYKTPDLVRKLKAQGANVRVVVTESAKSFVSPLALQAVSGNTVSDNILDPAAEAAMGHIELARWADILLVAPATANFIAKLANGLADDLLSTLCLATNAPIYIAPAMNQQMWFASATVENMQILETRGIGIFGPDQGEQACGEVGPGRMMEPEQLVSELGKVITHPILKGKRITITAGPTREHIDPVRYITNHSSGKMGYALARAAKLMGAEVTLVSGPVNITAPNVDKLHKVVTAEDMLNTVMKDIKDCDIFIGCAAVADYRPTESVDHKIKKSNIELTLTFVRNPDILASVAALKDGPFTVGFAAETQNVSEYAKDKLQRKKLDMIAANDVSQRDIGFNSDDNRLHVFWKSGDIQLDKADKLTLATQLLQLISEHFNDAQN from the coding sequence ATGACATCATTGCAAAATTTCAACGTACTTTTGGGCATTACCGGCGGCATTGCAGCCTATAAAACGCCTGATTTAGTACGTAAATTAAAAGCTCAGGGAGCTAACGTCAGAGTCGTCGTTACCGAATCGGCAAAGTCTTTTGTAAGCCCGTTAGCGCTACAAGCCGTGTCGGGTAACACAGTCTCAGATAATATCCTCGACCCCGCCGCCGAAGCCGCAATGGGGCACATAGAATTAGCGCGCTGGGCAGACATTCTGCTCGTTGCTCCCGCCACGGCCAATTTCATCGCCAAACTGGCCAACGGCTTGGCAGATGATCTACTCAGCACCTTATGCCTGGCAACCAACGCTCCGATTTACATTGCTCCCGCAATGAATCAACAGATGTGGTTTGCCAGTGCCACGGTAGAAAACATGCAGATACTGGAAACCCGAGGCATTGGCATTTTTGGTCCGGATCAGGGTGAACAGGCTTGCGGTGAAGTCGGCCCCGGCAGGATGATGGAACCCGAGCAGTTGGTCAGTGAACTGGGAAAGGTCATCACCCATCCCATTCTCAAAGGCAAGCGCATCACCATCACCGCAGGGCCAACCAGAGAACATATTGATCCCGTTCGATATATCACCAATCACAGTTCTGGAAAAATGGGCTATGCTCTAGCGAGGGCAGCAAAACTCATGGGCGCAGAGGTAACGCTGGTATCCGGCCCGGTAAATATTACTGCGCCGAATGTAGATAAACTACATAAAGTTGTCACTGCAGAAGATATGCTGAATACCGTCATGAAAGATATCAAAGATTGCGATATTTTCATTGGCTGCGCCGCCGTGGCAGACTACAGGCCAACAGAATCAGTTGACCATAAAATAAAGAAAAGTAACATAGAGCTCACATTAACTTTTGTGCGCAATCCAGACATTCTAGCGTCTGTTGCCGCGCTGAAAGACGGCCCATTTACCGTCGGCTTTGCAGCAGAAACGCAAAATGTAAGTGAGTACGCAAAAGACAAACTACAGCGCAAGAAACTCGATATGATCGCGGCGAACGATGTATCACAGCGAGACATCGGATTTAATAGCGACGACAATCGCTTACATGTATTTTGGAAATCAGGCGATATCCAGCTTGATAAAGCTGACAAATTAACTTTGGCAACACAATTATTACAACTAATATCAGAACACTTTAACGATGCACAAAATTGA
- the rpmB gene encoding 50S ribosomal protein L28: MSRVCQVTGKRPVVGNNRSHANNATRRRFLPNLQSHRFWVESENRFVKLRISTKGMRIIDKKGIDSVLSDLRARGEKV; the protein is encoded by the coding sequence ATGTCCAGAGTATGTCAAGTGACTGGCAAGCGTCCTGTAGTAGGCAACAATCGCTCTCACGCGAACAATGCTACTCGTCGTCGCTTCTTGCCAAACCTACAGTCTCACCGTTTTTGGGTTGAGAGTGAAAACCGTTTTGTAAAATTGCGCATTTCTACTAAAGGTATGCGTATTATCGACAAGAAAGGCATTGATTCAGTATTGTCTGATCTTCGTGCCCGTGGCGAAAAAGTGTAA
- the radC gene encoding RadC family protein, with amino-acid sequence MKISDWPEHERPREKLLMQGASTLSNAELLAIFLRTGIPGYSAVQLAMHLLNQFGSLNALMSADATSFCSIKGLGKAKYAQLQAVMELSRRYMEEQLRRPTQFKSVADTKRYLSSQLRHENREIFAALLLDSQHQFIRYEAIFKGTINSAAVYPRELVKLVLDNHAAAVILAHNHPSGVAEPSAADFDITERIKDALQLIDVKVLDHIVVGKSECTSFAQRGLI; translated from the coding sequence ATGAAGATCAGTGATTGGCCTGAGCATGAAAGGCCGCGTGAAAAGTTACTTATGCAAGGAGCTAGCACCCTCTCAAATGCAGAGCTTTTAGCGATATTTCTCCGTACCGGTATTCCCGGTTATTCAGCCGTTCAACTGGCAATGCACTTACTCAATCAATTCGGTTCGTTAAATGCGCTTATGTCCGCTGACGCCACTTCTTTTTGTTCAATCAAAGGGCTGGGGAAAGCCAAGTATGCGCAATTGCAGGCGGTAATGGAGTTGTCTCGACGTTATATGGAGGAGCAGCTACGTAGACCCACGCAGTTTAAAAGTGTTGCCGACACCAAACGTTATCTGAGTAGCCAGTTACGACATGAGAATCGGGAAATCTTCGCCGCATTACTGTTGGATTCTCAACATCAATTTATTCGCTATGAAGCCATTTTCAAAGGCACTATTAACAGCGCCGCAGTATATCCAAGAGAGTTGGTGAAACTGGTATTGGATAACCATGCTGCCGCGGTGATCCTTGCGCATAATCATCCCTCCGGGGTGGCAGAACCAAGCGCTGCCGACTTTGATATCACTGAAAGAATAAAAGATGCGCTGCAACTAATTGATGTTAAAGTGCTGGATCATATTGTAGTCGGTAAGAGTGAATGTACTTCCTTCGCCCAGAGAGGGCTCATTTGA
- the slmA gene encoding nucleoid occlusion factor SlmA, translating into MPATKKNNRRGQILQCLASMLEANHGQRITTAKLAAEVGVSEAALYRHFPSKARMFEGLIEFIEDTLFSRINKILEDEKDTAVRCQHIMHLILGFAEKNPGISRILNGDALQGEQERLRTRIAQLFERLETQMKQILRERKLREGKSLPADEAHIANILICFVDGRISQFVRSEFAHRPTENFSAQWQFIRSRFFE; encoded by the coding sequence ATGCCAGCGACTAAAAAGAACAACCGCCGTGGACAAATTCTTCAATGCCTAGCCAGCATGTTGGAAGCAAACCACGGACAACGCATTACCACTGCCAAGCTTGCCGCGGAAGTGGGCGTGTCTGAAGCAGCGCTATATCGACACTTTCCAAGCAAAGCCCGCATGTTCGAGGGACTTATTGAGTTTATTGAAGATACGTTATTCAGCCGCATCAATAAAATCCTCGAAGATGAAAAAGACACCGCGGTTCGTTGCCAACATATCATGCATTTAATCCTTGGATTTGCAGAGAAGAATCCAGGTATTAGCCGCATTCTGAACGGTGATGCGTTGCAAGGCGAGCAAGAAAGACTGCGCACCCGAATTGCTCAGCTATTCGAGCGCCTTGAGACTCAAATGAAGCAAATTTTGCGCGAAAGAAAGCTGCGTGAAGGCAAATCTCTACCAGCCGATGAAGCACATATCGCCAATATCCTGATTTGCTTTGTTGATGGCCGCATTAGCCAATTTGTACGCTCTGAATTTGCGCATCGCCCGACCGAGAATTTTTCAGCTCAATGGCAGTTTATTCGTAGTCGCTTTTTTGAATAA